In one window of Mytilus trossulus isolate FHL-02 chromosome 7, PNRI_Mtr1.1.1.hap1, whole genome shotgun sequence DNA:
- the LOC134726067 gene encoding uncharacterized protein LOC134726067, whose translation MSKMEKMKKVENILSKKPRLGSPVHDEIAKIVNQGAESAVDHKNKEVQELVDKFVRPENCEFLEVPKVNKVLWSSKETSKRLKDNDRSLQRTQGYLVKGMIPVVQLMEKSLKSSSEESEETFELSLDSLNLLLYAHRDLSSQRRKLLTPALDKKYLALSHEDEKISPNYLFGDRENLEQRMKEIDDSTKLGNKMKVKSTWNRDKAHVPEVKDTYSRNDNFKSDNANGSFKGKSGFKNNFLAKKAQIRREQKKPYNKKGKGNLGH comes from the coding sequence ATGtccaaaatggaaaaaatgaaaaaagttgaGAACATTTTGTCCAAGAAACCAAGATTAGGATCGCCGGTACACGATGAGATAgcaaaaattgttaatcaagggGCGGAGTCTGCCGTAgatcataaaaataaagaagttcAGGAATTAGTGGATAAATTTGTTCGGCCAGAGAATTGTGAATTTCTAGAGGTTCCTAAAGTGAACAAAGTGCTGTGGAGTTCTAAGGAAACATCTAAACGTCTGAAAGATAATGACAGATCCTTGCAAAGAACCCAGGGGTATCTTGTTAAAGGGATGATACCGGTTGTTCAGCTAATGGAAAAGTCTTTGAAAAGCTCATCGGAAGAATCGGAAGAAACGTTTGAACTATCCCTGGACTCCCTAAATTTGTTGTTGTATGCTCATAGAGATCTGTCTAGTCAAAGAAGGAAGTTGCTAACGCCAGCtttagacaaaaaatatttagcCCTGAGCCACGAAGATGAGAAAATTTCGCCGAACTATTTATTTGGGGACAGAGAAAATCTGGAACAACGGATGAAAGAAATAGACGATAGTACTAAACTGGGCAATAAAATGAAAGTTAAAAGTACATGGAACAGGGATAAGGCACATGTACCTGAAGTTAAGGACACTTATTCTCGGAATGATAATTTTAAGTCTGACAATGCCAATGGAAGTTTCAAAGGGAAAAgtggttttaaaaacaattttttagcCAAAAAGGCCCAGATTCGACGAGAGCAGAAGAAACCCTACAACAAGAAAGGAAAGGGGAATCTGGGTCATTAG